A stretch of Aspergillus nidulans FGSC A4 chromosome VI DNA encodes these proteins:
- a CDS encoding uncharacterized protein (transcript_id=CADANIAT00010420), whose amino-acid sequence MALVLNCNGEHVCQPSTSRTALSSKVTQRVSAMQAQESEASVRQVQKIWGRLFFCSSKSHRDRRSISLIQKIHLLRSEYNFLLKLQDKPTEVAALDSSRSSTCATVCRIRACYRGPGAAPSLHDLNRLHILSPSSTANPVARRGAPDRIHGVLHPACDPGYLCSTSRCSPFTRRELYIAQASEHHGAALRLATPAIPNINHENAPPLFLFSALSSFICCAKPLKLGNFLLWEDHEIASWLRVPHDFLLLLKGHQPHALVIVGYFCVLLHQLEWMWWMKNWGTHILSQIYHLLPGPIYKAWLQWPMEQIGFVPFEEKL is encoded by the exons ATGGCGCTAGTTTTGAATTGCAACGGAGAGCATGTCTGCCAGCCTAGCACTTCGAGGACGGCGCTTTCATCAAAAGTCACGCAAAGGGTGTCAGCAATGCAAGCGCAGGAAAGTGAAG CCAGTGTGCGACAAGTGCAGAAGATATGGGGTAGATTGTTCTTTTGCTCCTCCAAATCGCATCGGGATAGAAGAAGCATTAGCCTCATCCAGAAGATCCATCTCCTCAGATCGGAATACAACTTCCTGCTCAAGCTCCAGGACAAGCCGACAGAGGTCGCCGCGCTGGATTCCAGTAGAAGCTCCACATGCGCCACCGTCTGCAGGATTCGAGCTTGCTATCGCGGACCTGGAGCTGCTCCATCATTACACGACCTCAACCGCTTACACATTCTCTCTCCATCCAGCACTGCAAACCCTGTGGCGCGTCGAGGTGCCCCGGATAGGATTCACGGCGTCCTACACCCTGCGTGCGATCCCGGCTATCTCTGCTCTACATCTCGCTGTTCCCCGTTCACGAGGAGAGAGCTGTACATCGCACAGGCAAGCGAGCACCACGGTGCAGCACTCCGGCTTGCCACGCCTGCTATACCGAATATCAACCATGAAAATGCGCCGCCGCTATTCCTCTTTTCAGCATTATCTTCCTTCATATGCTGTGCTAAGCCACTGAAACTAggcaacttcctcctctgggAAGACCACGAGATCGCAAGCTGGCTGCGGGTTCCGCATGActttctgctcctgctgaagGGGCACCAGCCTCATGCGCTGGTTATAGTGGGGTATTTCTGCGTGTTGTTGCATCAGCTGGAATGGAtgtggtggatgaagaacTGGGGGACGCATATCCTATCGCAGATCTACCATCTGTTACCTGGACCGATATACAAGGCTTGGCTGCAGTGGCCGATGGAGCAGATTGGGTTTGTGCCGTTTGAAGAGAAATTATAA
- a CDS encoding uncharacterized protein (transcript_id=CADANIAT00010419) produces MNSILPWSLVLLALGFAECVLSNPRQNASIAAIGTVNLQTGVDYQILFPNLADYTTQTIQMSGQALARHYPGSNNIDGGVLLALNSMKDYKVDNEAITLCHVATRPLLNPQGRRQQLRRSDKIPTTDILDAHISTTIQQFNETGIYDFVRASCNLVLADDDASTAAGVILTITYNVTTSRASAVILGVQEGIISPPPRFANFIAIPGTSKAHNVTTSKQWYRVRPSLHVRDLESSGGADRRHPGPVPNLRVNLSPASAASVAKTNQIGNTWGVFEEPLIWWQVTTGWDRAEDSLRVEAWVRHLVEHLHANNKRNNLAREFIYMGDAGEWQDPFVGFPAENVQRMRDIRQIYDPSGTFSRLNWGGFKLGY; encoded by the exons ATGAACTCGATCCTACCGTGGTCATTAGTGCTCCTGGCACTGGGATTCGCTGAATGTGTTCTCAGCAACCCGCGTCAAAATGCCTCCATAGCAGCTATCGGGACTGTCAATCTGCAGACAGGTGTGGATT ACCAAATCCTCTTCCCGAACTTGGCGGATTACACCACCCAGACAATCCAGATGTCCGGGCAGGCCTTAGCCCGGCAT TATCCCGGCTCAAACAATATTGATGGAGGTGTCCTATTGGCCCTCAACAGCATGAAGGACTACAAAGTTGACAATGAAGCCATCACC CTGTGCCACGTCGCAACCCGACCTCTTCTGAACCCTCAAGGGCGGCGCCAACAACTTCGTCGTAGTGACAAGATTCCGACTACAGACATACTCGATGCCCATATCAGCACAACAATCCAGCAGTTCAACGAGACGGGCATATACGATTTCGTCCGGGCCTCGTGCAACCTGGTTCTCGCCGACGATGACGCTTCGACAGCGGCTGGGGTTATCTTGACCATCACCTACAACGTAACCACTTCCAGGGCCTCAGCAGTCATTCTCGGTGTGCAGGAGGGCATAATCAGTCCTCCGCCGCGATTCGCAAACTTTATTGCCATTCCTGGAACCTCCAAGGCTCACAACGTCACCACCTCCAAACAATGG TATCGTGTTCGGCCATCACTCCATGTTCGAGACCTGGAAAGCAGCGGTGGCGCAGATCGCCGACATCCAGGGCCTGTACCCAACCTTCGTGTCAACCTGTCCCCCGCCAGCGCCGCTTCTGTGGCAAAGACCAACCAGATCGGTAATACCTGGGGTGTTTTTGAGGAGCCGCTCATCT GGTGGCAAGTCACCACTGGATGGGATAGAGCCGAGGACAGCCTTCGCGTCGAGGCTTGGGTCCGTCACCTGGTAGAGCATCTGCATGCAAACAACAAGCGCAACAATCTGGCAAGAGAGTTTATCTACATGGGTGACGCAGGCGAATGGCAGGATCCCTTTGTCGGGTTTCCGGCTGAGAACGTGCAGCGCATGAGGGACATTCGGCAGATTTATGACCCATCGGGCACGTTTTCACGGCTGAATTGGGGCGGCTTTAAGCTTGGTTACTGA